A window of the Rhineura floridana isolate rRhiFlo1 chromosome 13, rRhiFlo1.hap2, whole genome shotgun sequence genome harbors these coding sequences:
- the DYNC1LI2 gene encoding cytoplasmic dynein 1 light intermediate chain 2 yields the protein MRSLFVVAAVGKMAPVLAEKKLLGPDGLVAAEFPSEEDEGQSLWHSILSEVSTRSRSKLPLGKNILVFGDDGSGKTTLMIKIQGAEHGKKGRGLEYLYLNIHDEDRDDQTRCNVWILDGDLYHKGLLKFAVSAESLQETLVIFVADMSRPWTIMESLQKWASVLREHIDKLKIPPEEMRDMEQQFVKAFQEYVEPEEGYQGSPRRGPSGQDDGDVILPLGDNVLTHNLGIPVIVVCTKCDAMSVLEKELDYREEHFDFIQSHIRRFCLQYGAALIYTSVKEEKNLDLLYKYIVHKTYDFHFLTPALVVEKDAVFIPAGWDNEKKISILHENFTTVKPEDPYEDFIVKPPVRKLVHDKELAAEDEQVFLMKQQSYLAKQPATPTRASESPARGPSGSPRPQSRAGPASVPSASPIASVKKPDPTIKNNAASEGVLASFFNSLLSKKTGSPGSPGAGGVPSTAKKSGQKTVLTNVQEELDRMTRKPDSMVTSNSSPTENEA from the exons ATGAGGTCACTCTTTGTGGTGGCTGCCGTTGGCAAGATGGCGCCGGTGCTGGCGGAGAAGAAGCTGCTGGGGCCGGACGGGCTCGTGGCTGCCGAGTTCCCCAGCGAGGAGGATGAAGGGCAGAGCCTTTG GCACTCAATACTGAGTGAAGTTTCAACGCGATCCAGGTCTAAATTACCCTTGGGCAAAAATATTCTTGTCTTTG GTGATGATGGCTCAGGCAAAACAACACTAATGATTAAAATACAAGGAGCAGAGCATGGCAAGAAAGGAAGAGGCCTGGAATACCTGTACCTGAACATCCATGATGAAGACAGAGATG aTCAGACCCGTTGTAACGTTTGGATTCTTGATGGGGACTTGTACCATAAAGGGCTCTTGAAATTTGCTGTTTCAGCAGAATCGTTGCAAGAGACCCTTGTTATCTTTGTGGCAGATATGTCTAGACCCTGGACTATTATGGAATCCTTACAAAAATGGGCCAGTGTTTTGCGTGAACATATTGATAAGCTGAAAATTCCCCCTGAAGAGATGAGAGACATGGAACAACAGT TTGTGAAGGCTTTTCAGGAATATGTAGAACCTGAAGAAGGCTATCAGGGATCACCACGAAGAGGTCCATCAGGACAAGATGATGGAGATGTAATTCTACCACTTGGAGATAATGTTCTGACTCATAACCTCGGGATCCCTGTGATAGTAGTTTGTACAAAG TGTGATGCAATGAGTGTATTAGAAAAGGAACTTGACTACAGAGAAGAACATTTTGACTTTATTCAGTCGCACATTCGTAGATTCTGCTTGCAAT ATGGAGCAGCCTTGATCTACACATCGGTTAAAGAGGAAAAGAATCTTGACTTGTTGTATAAGTACATTGTACATAAAACATATGACTTTCACTTTCTCACACCTGCCTTAGTGGTAGAAAAGGATGCAGTTTTCAT ACCTGCTGGCTGGGACAACGAAAAGAAAATTTCAATCCTACACGAAAACTTCACAACAGTGAAACCAGAAGATCCGTATGAAGACTTCATTGTAAAACCACCTGTAAGAAAG TTAGTTCATGATAAAGAGCTTGCAGCAGAAGATGAACAAGTGTTTCTTATGAAGCAGCAG TCTTACCTTGCCAAGCAGCCAGCTACACCTACAAGAGCTTCT GAATCTCCTGCACGAGGCCCTTCTGGATCGCCAAGACCCCAGAGCAGGGCAGGCCCTGCCAGTGTCCCCAGTGCCtcaccaatagcatctgttaagaAGCCAGATCCAACAATTAAGA ATAATGCTGCAAGTGAAGGTGTGCTAGCCAGCTTCTTCAACAGTCTCTTGAGTAAAAAGACTGGCTCTCCTGGGAGTCCTGGTGCAGGTGGAGTGCCGAGTACAGCCAAAAAATCAG GACAAAAGACGGTTTTGACGAATGTTCAAGAAGAACTGGACAGAATGACTCGCAAACCAGACTCTATGGTAACGTCCAACTCTTCTCCAACAGAGAATGAAGCTTGA